One region of Populus trichocarpa isolate Nisqually-1 chromosome 4, P.trichocarpa_v4.1, whole genome shotgun sequence genomic DNA includes:
- the LOC7479078 gene encoding glucose-6-phosphate/phosphate translocator 2, chloroplastic, whose protein sequence is MNNTMMSSLNQSKLAFTSLTNPIPRKHSSFSALKFSPLPIIQNSQKGLSFDKISQKPLHISSIESFSFSRKTQQEKPVTVCNAYEADRSRPLDINIELSDEHAAQKIKIGLYFATWWALNVVFNIYNKKVLNAFPYPWLTSTLSLACGSLMMLISWATRIADAPKTDFEFWKTLFPVAVAHTIGHVAATVSMSKVAVSFTHIIKSGEPAFSVLVSKFLLGETFPLPVYLSLLPIIGGCALSAATELNFNMTGFMGAMISNLAFVFRNIFSKKGMSGKSVSGMNYYACLSMLSLLILTPFAIAVEGPQMWAAGWQNALAQIGPNFVWWVAAQSIFYHLYNQVSYMSLDQISPLTFSIGNTMKRISVIVSSIIIFHTPVQPVNALGAAIAILGTFLYSQAKQ, encoded by the exons ATGAATAACACAATGATGTCTTCATTAAACCAATCAAAATTAGCTTTTACTTCTTTGACTAATCCTATACCAAGAAAGCATTCATCTTTCAGTGCTTTGAAATTTTCTCCACTGCCCATTATCCAAAACTCACAAAAAGGCCTGAGCTTTGATAAGATTTCACAAAAACCACTTCACATTTCTTCAATTGAGAGTTtctcattttcaagaaaaacccAGCAAGAAAAGCCTGTTACAGTTTGTAATGCATATGAGGCTGATAGGTCAAGGCCACTAGATATTAACATTGAGTTATCAGATGAGCATGCAGctcaaaagattaaaattggGTTATATTTTGCTACTTGGTGGGCTTTGAATGtggttttcaatatttataacaaGAAGGTCCTGAATGCTTTTCCTTACCCTTGGCTTACTTCTACACTCTCACTTGCTTGTGGGTCTCTTATGATGCTGATTTCTTGGGCTACAAGGATTGCTGATGCTCCTAAGACtgattttgagttttggaaGACTCTGTTCCCT GTTGCTGTGGCACATACAATTGGGCATGTGGCTGCAACTGTGAGCATGTCAAAAGTTGCAGTCTCATTCACTCACATAATCAAGAGTGGCGAGCCTGCTTTCAGTGTCTTGGTTTCAAAGTTTCTGCTTGGTGAGACATTCCCCCTGCCAGTTTATTTGTCTCTACTACCAATTATTGGAGGCTGTGCTCTATCAGCTGCTACTGAGCTCAATTTCAACATGACCG GTTTTATGGGGGCTATGATATCGAATTTGGCATTTGTGTTTCGGAACATATTCTCGAAGAAGGGGATGAGTGGGAAGTCTGTTAGTGGAATGAACTACTATGCTTGTTTGTCTATGTTGTCTCTGTTGATACTCACTCCATTCGCAATTGCGGTAGAAGGGCCTCAAATGTGGGCTGCTGGCTGGCAAAATGCTCTTGCTCAAATTGGACCCAATTTTGTTTG GTGGGTGGCGGCGCAAAGCATTTTCTATCACCTATACAATCAAGTTTCATACATGTCTCTGGATCAAATCTCTCCATTGACATTTAGCATTGGAAACACGATGAAACGGATATCCGTCATAGTCTCCTCCATCATCATCTTCCACACTCCTGTTCAACCAGTCAATGCCCTTGGAGCTGCCATTGCAATTCTTGGCACCTTCCTTTATTCACAG GCAAAACAGTGA